In one window of Haemophilus parainfluenzae DNA:
- the moaC gene encoding cyclic pyranopterin monophosphate synthase MoaC, with the protein MTTFTHINSQGEANMVDVSAKAETVREARAEAIVTMSKETLAMIVEGKHHKGDVFATARIAGIQAAKRTWELIPLCHPLLLSKVEVNLEPLLETNQVRIQSLCKLTGKTGVEMEALTAASVAALTIYDMCKAVQKDMVIENVRLLEKSGGKSGHFIAEEK; encoded by the coding sequence ATGACTACATTTACGCATATCAATTCTCAAGGCGAAGCCAATATGGTGGATGTTTCTGCAAAGGCAGAGACTGTTCGTGAAGCTCGTGCTGAAGCCATCGTTACTATGTCAAAAGAAACCCTTGCTATGATCGTGGAAGGCAAACATCACAAAGGCGATGTATTTGCTACAGCACGTATTGCAGGTATTCAAGCGGCAAAACGTACTTGGGAACTTATCCCGCTTTGCCATCCATTGTTACTTTCTAAAGTAGAAGTGAATTTAGAACCGTTACTTGAAACAAACCAAGTTCGTATTCAATCTCTTTGTAAATTAACCGGAAAAACCGGCGTAGAAATGGAAGCATTAACGGCAGCAAGTGTAGCAGCCTTAACCATTTACGATATGTGTAAAGCCGTACAAAAAGACATGGTGATTGAGAATGTTCGCCTGTTAGAAAAGAGCGGTGGAAAATCCGGTCATTTTATTGCGGAGGAAAAATAA
- the moaD gene encoding molybdopterin synthase sulfur carrier subunit: MLNVLFFAQTRELIGEDSIQLEGDFATAEVVREHLAQKGDRWALALEKGKLLVAINQTLMPLESAVKNGDEIAFFPPVTGG, encoded by the coding sequence ATGTTAAATGTTTTATTTTTTGCTCAAACTCGTGAATTAATTGGTGAAGATTCAATTCAGCTTGAAGGTGATTTTGCAACAGCGGAAGTGGTGCGTGAACATCTTGCTCAAAAAGGTGATAGATGGGCGTTAGCGTTAGAAAAAGGGAAGCTTTTAGTCGCTATCAATCAAACCTTGATGCCATTAGAAAGTGCGGTCAAAAATGGGGATGAAATTGCATTTTTCCCACCGGTAACAGGGGGCTAA
- the moaE gene encoding molybdopterin synthase catalytic subunit MoaE, with product MTDIQISVQEQPFDQNTVYQWLSEQHSVGATVIFVGKVRDLNLGDEVSSLYLEHYPAMTEKALREIVEQAKARWDIQRVSVIHRVGLLHTGDEIVLVGISSAHRGDAYHANEFIMDFLKSKAPFWKKEQTNQGERWIEARESDKEALEKW from the coding sequence ATGACGGATATTCAAATTTCAGTACAAGAACAGCCTTTCGATCAAAATACCGTTTATCAATGGCTATCTGAGCAACATTCAGTTGGCGCAACGGTTATTTTCGTGGGTAAAGTTCGCGATCTTAATTTAGGTGATGAGGTATCGAGCTTATACTTAGAGCATTATCCCGCCATGACAGAAAAAGCCTTACGTGAAATTGTAGAACAGGCGAAAGCGCGTTGGGATATTCAGCGAGTGTCTGTGATTCATCGCGTAGGCCTTTTGCATACTGGAGATGAAATTGTTTTAGTCGGCATTAGTTCTGCTCACCGAGGTGATGCCTATCATGCCAACGAATTTATTATGGACTTCTTAAAATCCAAAGCCCCGTTCTGGAAAAAAGAACAAACCAATCAAGGCGAACGTTGGATTGAAGCAAGAGAGAGCGATAAAGAAGCGTTAGAGAAGTGGTAA
- a CDS encoding YadA-like family protein, with product MNHVFKIIWNKVNQCWVAVSELSKSVGKSSQTDERKALNVIIGAAVLAGATTSAMAETNVVVNDKGTVIGGTGAVADRPNAVVLGNSANSNTADSIAIGTGAKVEGNADYNQYNIAIGNKARSTNKETVAIGNNANGWGSGGIAIGSGSNAPFRGTAVGYGTKASDEGWATAIGNESNASGRGAIAMGNGAKSSGNDAIALGFITNASGENAVTIGVRSFATGKSASAYGSNTKASGDYSTAIGVVANTTGYSSTALGHRAKAEGHGSTALGSYSWSKGGGSAALGYQARAIGSTSIAIGPRSTSSAEDALALGGGANASGMSSIAIGESTKAEGYNSVALGSDSTNTHENSVALGSSSAGAKNVFNDAATKLESFDDGANSKTINYNGTSSYKTIINYGYSFTKESTGAVSVGDGSLVRQIQNVGAGRITATSNDAVNGSQLYQAYYNAGFNIQNNGTETSRINTHGKVNFVNGENTEVVVKDGENAAEIKVNAKDTSASVEAGSDAITVTVGEPTKVTGKDGVTVTTVTNYKVDLSQKTKDEIKNAGGRGFNVTASASEGTVVNEVTEETVQSTATKMDKLTLDAGKNIKLTHKKGKVLSVAVSDTPTFTNVTTTGDLNVGGTVHAHGGLDVHNNRIVNVADPKDPTDAVNKRYVDNAVKNINNNINRLDNKIDHVDRKLRAGIAGATAISFLQRPNEAGKSLVSVGVSGYRNENALAVGYGRNSDNNKVSIKVGASINSRSDVNWGGSIGYQW from the coding sequence ATGAATCATGTTTTTAAAATTATTTGGAATAAAGTAAATCAATGCTGGGTTGCTGTTTCAGAACTAAGCAAATCTGTGGGTAAATCATCTCAAACCGATGAACGTAAAGCATTAAATGTAATTATTGGCGCTGCAGTTTTAGCTGGTGCAACTACAAGCGCGATGGCTGAAACCAATGTTGTTGTCAATGATAAAGGTACAGTTATTGGCGGAACTGGTGCAGTAGCTGATCGACCTAACGCAGTTGTTTTAGGTAATAGCGCTAATTCTAATACGGCAGACTCTATTGCTATTGGTACAGGGGCTAAAGTAGAGGGAAATGCTGATTACAACCAATACAATATTGCAATTGGTAATAAAGCTCGATCAACCAATAAAGAAACAGTTGCCATTGGTAACAATGCAAATGGCTGGGGCTCTGGCGGTATTGCAATTGGTAGTGGTAGCAATGCACCATTTCGCGGTACGGCAGTTGGTTATGGTACAAAAGCAAGTGATGAGGGATGGGCTACAGCTATCGGTAATGAATCAAATGCAAGTGGTCGTGGTGCAATCGCTATGGGTAATGGCGCAAAATCATCAGGAAATGATGCTATTGCTTTAGGCTTTATAACTAATGCAAGTGGAGAAAATGCAGTTACTATTGGTGTGCGTTCATTTGCAACAGGTAAATCAGCCTCTGCTTATGGTTCGAATACCAAAGCATCAGGAGATTATTCGACAGCAATAGGTGTTGTAGCAAATACAACAGGTTATTCGAGTACTGCGTTAGGTCATCGTGCAAAAGCTGAAGGTCATGGATCTACTGCTTTAGGTTCTTACTCTTGGTCAAAAGGTGGTGGTTCGGCGGCTTTAGGATATCAGGCAAGAGCTATAGGAAGTACCTCCATAGCTATTGGACCAAGATCAACATCATCTGCAGAAGATGCTCTAGCTCTTGGAGGAGGGGCTAATGCTTCAGGCATGAGTTCTATTGCTATTGGTGAAAGCACCAAAGCTGAGGGTTATAATTCTGTTGCATTAGGTTCTGATTCTACTAATACTCATGAAAATTCGGTTGCTCTAGGCTCAAGTTCTGCAGGGGCAAAAAATGTGTTTAATGATGCTGCTACTAAATTAGAATCTTTTGATGATGGTGCAAATTCAAAAACAATTAATTATAACGGCACGTCTTCATATAAAACGATAATTAATTATGGTTATTCTTTCACTAAAGAATCAACAGGTGCGGTTTCTGTCGGTGATGGCTCTCTTGTTCGCCAAATCCAAAATGTAGGTGCGGGTCGAATTACGGCTACTTCAAATGATGCGGTAAATGGTAGCCAGTTATATCAAGCATATTACAATGCAGGCTTTAACATTCAAAACAATGGTACTGAAACATCACGTATTAATACCCATGGCAAAGTGAATTTTGTAAATGGTGAAAATACTGAAGTCGTTGTAAAAGATGGTGAGAATGCAGCAGAAATTAAAGTGAATGCAAAAGACACTTCAGCATCAGTTGAAGCTGGTTCTGATGCAATTACTGTGACTGTGGGTGAACCAACGAAAGTTACTGGAAAAGACGGTGTGACTGTTACTACAGTAACCAATTACAAAGTGGATCTTTCACAAAAAACCAAAGATGAAATCAAAAATGCAGGTGGTCGTGGATTTAACGTGACTGCAAGTGCATCTGAAGGTACTGTTGTAAATGAAGTGACAGAAGAAACTGTTCAATCCACTGCAACAAAAATGGATAAGTTAACACTTGATGCGGGTAAAAATATTAAATTAACCCATAAAAAAGGCAAAGTGTTAAGTGTTGCGGTATCTGATACTCCAACATTTACCAATGTTACAACAACGGGGGATCTTAACGTTGGTGGTACAGTCCATGCACATGGTGGCTTGGATGTTCACAATAATCGTATTGTGAATGTGGCTGATCCTAAAGACCCAACTGATGCAGTAAATAAACGTTATGTTGATAATGCAGTGAAAAACATTAATAACAACATCAATCGTTTAGACAACAAAATTGATCACGTTGATCGTAAATTACGAGCAGGTATTGCAGGAGCAACAGCGATTTCTTTCTTACAACGTCCAAATGAAGCGGGTAAAAGCTTAGTTTCTGTTGGTGTTAGTGGTTATCGCAACGAAAATGCATTAGCGGTTGGTTATGGTCGAAATTCTGACAACAACAAAGTTTCGATTAAAGTTGGTGCAAGTATCAATTCCCGTAGTGATGTGAACTGGGGCGGAAGCATCGGTTACCAATGGTAA
- a CDS encoding amino acid aminotransferase translates to MFEHIKAAPADPILGLGEAFKSETRENKINLGIGVYKDAQGTTPIMRAVKEAEKRLFDNEKTKNYLTIDGIADYNERTKELLFGKDSDVIKANRARTAQSLGGTGALRIAAEFIKRQTKAQNVWISTPTWPNHNAIFNAVGMTIREYRYYDAERKALDWEHLLEDLSQASEGDVVLLHGCCHNPTGIDPTPEQWQELAALSAKNGWLPLFDFAYQGLANGLDQDAYGLRAFAANHKELLVASSFSKNFGLYNERVGAFTLVAENAEIASTALTQVKSIIRTLYSNPASHGGATVATVLNDPQLRQEWENELTEMRERIKKMRHLFVQLLKEYGAEQDFSFIMEQNGMFSFSGLSPEQVDRLKEEFAIYAVRSGRINVAGITEDNIRYLCESIVKVL, encoded by the coding sequence ATGTTTGAACATATCAAAGCGGCTCCGGCCGATCCTATCTTAGGCTTAGGCGAAGCATTCAAATCTGAAACCCGTGAAAATAAAATCAATTTAGGCATTGGCGTTTATAAAGATGCACAAGGTACAACACCGATTATGCGTGCAGTGAAAGAAGCAGAAAAACGCTTATTTGATAACGAAAAAACAAAAAACTATCTGACTATCGATGGTATTGCCGATTATAACGAACGCACAAAAGAGCTTCTTTTCGGTAAAGATTCTGATGTCATTAAAGCAAACCGTGCAAGAACTGCGCAAAGTTTAGGGGGCACAGGTGCATTACGCATCGCTGCGGAATTCATTAAACGCCAAACCAAAGCTCAAAATGTATGGATTAGTACACCAACATGGCCTAACCACAATGCCATTTTCAATGCGGTAGGCATGACGATTCGTGAGTATCGTTATTATGATGCTGAACGCAAAGCCCTTGACTGGGAACATTTACTTGAAGATTTAAGCCAAGCAAGCGAAGGCGATGTGGTGCTTTTACACGGTTGCTGCCACAATCCAACCGGTATTGACCCAACCCCTGAACAATGGCAAGAATTAGCCGCACTTTCAGCTAAAAATGGTTGGTTGCCACTCTTTGACTTTGCTTATCAAGGTTTAGCCAATGGCTTAGACCAAGATGCTTACGGTTTACGTGCTTTTGCGGCAAATCATAAAGAATTATTAGTGGCGAGTTCATTCTCTAAAAACTTTGGTTTATACAATGAGCGTGTAGGTGCTTTTACCCTTGTGGCTGAAAATGCAGAAATTGCTTCAACTGCATTAACACAGGTGAAATCAATTATTCGTACCCTCTACTCTAACCCAGCATCTCATGGTGGGGCGACCGTAGCCACGGTGTTAAATGATCCACAACTTCGCCAAGAGTGGGAAAATGAATTGACTGAAATGCGTGAACGCATCAAAAAAATGCGTCATTTATTCGTTCAGTTATTAAAAGAATACGGTGCAGAACAAGATTTCAGCTTTATCATGGAACAAAACGGTATGTTCTCTTTCAGTGGCTTATCGCCTGAACAAGTCGATCGCTTAAAAGAAGAATTTGCGATTTACGCTGTTCGTTCTGGTCGTATCAATGTGGCCGGTATCACTGAAGACAATATTCGTTATTTGTGTGAAAGCATTGTGAAAGTGCTTTAA
- the purK gene encoding 5-(carboxyamino)imidazole ribonucleotide synthase, whose translation MQNSTLYPTVYVLGNGQLGRMLRYAGAPLDINVQPLEFNAPVFDLPKNAIITAEIERWEKTPLTELLGHHKNFVNQNVFGLLADRFTQKSLLDELNLSTSPWCLLEDKTQWTEVFTNVGEKVVVKRRTGGYDGRGQWIITENNQRDITDDLFGEVIAEKFIPFDYEVSIVGARFKNGEKRFYPVTHNLQQNGILRYSVTDVSFPQQHSQQIQAESMLGKIMDKLEYVGVMAMECFVVGDKLLINELAPRVHNSGHWTQLGCAISQFELHLRALLDLPTPSLQPIAPSVMVNLIGTEHNPQWLNTPFSQLHWYGKEVRPGRKLGHINITHPDKTIIIQQLEKLRHELPEDYQSGLNWAIEKLK comes from the coding sequence ATGCAAAACTCTACCCTATATCCTACCGTTTATGTGCTTGGGAATGGCCAACTCGGCAGAATGTTACGTTACGCTGGCGCGCCATTAGACATTAATGTTCAACCACTTGAGTTCAATGCCCCCGTATTTGATTTACCTAAAAATGCCATCATCACCGCAGAGATTGAACGTTGGGAAAAAACACCGTTAACTGAATTATTAGGCCATCATAAGAATTTCGTTAATCAGAATGTTTTTGGCTTATTAGCAGATCGTTTTACCCAAAAATCTTTACTGGATGAACTCAATCTCTCTACCTCACCATGGTGTTTATTAGAAGATAAAACGCAATGGACTGAAGTATTTACAAACGTAGGCGAAAAAGTCGTGGTAAAACGTCGTACCGGTGGTTATGACGGTCGAGGTCAATGGATTATCACTGAAAATAATCAACGTGATATTACGGACGATTTATTTGGTGAAGTTATTGCAGAAAAATTTATTCCTTTTGATTACGAAGTGTCTATCGTAGGCGCAAGATTTAAAAATGGTGAAAAACGTTTCTATCCTGTAACACATAACCTACAGCAAAATGGCATTTTACGTTACAGTGTGACAGATGTTTCATTCCCTCAACAACACAGCCAACAAATTCAGGCGGAGTCTATGCTCGGGAAAATCATGGATAAGCTTGAATATGTGGGTGTAATGGCAATGGAATGCTTTGTGGTGGGTGATAAATTATTAATTAATGAGCTTGCCCCTCGTGTGCATAATAGCGGACATTGGACACAATTAGGTTGTGCTATCAGTCAATTTGAATTGCACCTACGTGCTTTATTAGATTTACCTACACCGTCATTACAACCTATTGCCCCAAGTGTTATGGTCAACTTGATTGGTACAGAACATAATCCACAATGGTTGAACACACCATTCTCTCAGTTACATTGGTATGGTAAGGAAGTTCGTCCTGGTCGGAAATTAGGTCATATCAATATTACGCATCCTGATAAAACAATCATTATTCAACAGCTTGAAAAACTTCGTCATGAACTCCCTGAAGACTATCAATCCGGTTTAAATTGGGCGATTGAGAAATTAAAATAA
- the purE gene encoding 5-(carboxyamino)imidazole ribonucleotide mutase, translated as MSNTAQIAIVMGSKSDWATMQEATQILDELNVTYHVEVVSAHRTPDKLFEFAENAQKNGYKVIIAGAGGAAHLPGMIAAKTLVPVLGVPVKSSMLSGVDSLYSIVQMPKGIPVGTLAIGPAGAANAGLLAAQILAGWDEALFARLQVFRENQTNMVLDNPDPRT; from the coding sequence ATGTCAAATACCGCACAAATTGCTATTGTGATGGGCTCAAAAAGCGACTGGGCAACCATGCAAGAAGCCACTCAAATTTTAGATGAACTCAATGTGACATATCATGTTGAAGTCGTTTCCGCACATCGAACCCCCGATAAGCTGTTTGAATTTGCCGAAAATGCACAAAAAAATGGTTACAAAGTGATTATTGCAGGTGCGGGTGGCGCTGCTCATTTACCCGGTATGATTGCGGCTAAAACGCTTGTACCTGTATTGGGTGTCCCTGTTAAAAGTTCTATGTTAAGCGGTGTTGATAGTCTCTATTCTATCGTGCAAATGCCGAAAGGCATTCCTGTCGGTACATTAGCGATTGGCCCTGCTGGTGCTGCTAATGCAGGATTACTCGCTGCACAAATTCTTGCAGGTTGGGATGAGGCGTTATTCGCTCGCCTACAAGTATTCCGCGAAAATCAAACCAATATGGTATTGGATAATCCTGATCCTCGTACATAA
- the pepN gene encoding aminopeptidase N yields the protein MLAKAKYRKDYKQPDFTVTDIFLDFQLDPKHTVVTAKTTFQRLNNEATYLRLDGHGFQFASIKFNGEDFKHYHQDHESLTLDLTNQSAVNFELEIVTNLEPAQNTSLQGLYQSGEGICTQCEAEGFRQITYMLDRPDVLARYTTKITADKTKYPYLLSNGNRIASGELEDGRHWVEWNDPFPKPSYLFALVAGDFDLLQDTFTTKSGRKVALELYVDRGNLDRASWAMESLKKAMKWDEDRFNLEYDLDIYMIVAVDFFNMGAMENKGLNIFNAKFVLANPQTATDDDYLAIESVIAHEYFHNWTGNRVTCRDWFQLSLKEGLTVFRDQEFSSDTGSRAVNRINNVKFLRTVQFAEDASPMSHPIRPEKVIEMNNFYTVTVYEKGAEVIRMLHTLLGEQGFQKGMQLYIAENDGKAATCEDFVSAMERANDVDLAQFRRWYSQSGTPELLISDAYDEQTHTYRLTVSQSTPPTADQMEKVNLHIPLKIALYDANGNKQTLQYNGKLSNDVLNVTEKDQIFEFHNLYCRPIPALLCDFSAPVKLDYDYTTTQLLSLLKFSNNQFVRWDAAQTLLAQELRRNVANFQQGERLEISPDILIALAHVLENYEQDIELATLILTFPKEIEFAESFKTIDPDGITAAREFMLVQIAEYLKNDLLRIYTHIRLDVYQVTQKDIALRAMRNVCLSYLAYSNLGNNVVQKHYNNANNMTDTLAALNMATKASLPCRDTLLADFEQKWQHDGLVMDKWFALQATRPDENVLEIVQTLMEHPSFNFHNPNRLRSLVGNFINYNLKAFHHISGSGYRFLTDVLIRLNDSNPQVAARLIEPLIRFSRFDEQRQTLMKRALERLSAVEELSKDLFEKIEKALQ from the coding sequence ATGTTAGCTAAAGCGAAATATAGAAAAGATTACAAACAACCTGATTTTACGGTTACGGATATTTTCCTTGATTTTCAATTAGATCCTAAGCATACCGTTGTCACTGCAAAAACAACCTTCCAACGTTTAAATAATGAAGCAACTTATCTACGATTAGATGGTCATGGTTTCCAATTTGCCTCCATTAAATTCAATGGCGAAGATTTTAAACATTATCATCAAGACCATGAAAGTTTAACGTTAGATTTAACCAATCAAAGTGCGGTTAATTTTGAACTTGAAATTGTGACGAATCTAGAGCCTGCACAAAACACCTCTTTACAAGGGCTTTATCAATCAGGTGAGGGTATTTGTACACAATGTGAAGCAGAAGGTTTCCGTCAAATTACCTATATGCTTGACCGTCCAGATGTATTGGCGCGCTATACAACCAAAATTACCGCAGATAAGACTAAATATCCTTACTTACTTTCTAATGGTAATCGTATTGCAAGTGGTGAATTAGAGGATGGTCGTCATTGGGTTGAATGGAATGACCCATTCCCGAAACCAAGCTATTTATTTGCTTTAGTGGCAGGTGATTTTGATTTATTACAAGATACTTTTACGACAAAAAGTGGTCGTAAAGTAGCCTTAGAGCTTTATGTTGACCGTGGCAATCTTGATCGCGCTTCGTGGGCAATGGAAAGCCTGAAAAAAGCGATGAAATGGGATGAAGACCGTTTCAATTTAGAATACGACTTAGATATTTACATGATTGTTGCTGTGGACTTCTTCAATATGGGTGCCATGGAAAATAAAGGGTTGAATATTTTTAACGCTAAATTTGTGTTGGCAAATCCACAAACCGCAACCGATGATGATTATCTCGCCATTGAAAGCGTAATTGCACACGAATATTTCCATAACTGGACGGGAAACCGTGTAACTTGCCGTGATTGGTTCCAATTAAGTTTGAAAGAAGGTTTAACGGTTTTCCGTGATCAAGAGTTTTCATCTGATACAGGTTCTCGAGCGGTCAATCGTATTAATAATGTGAAATTCTTACGTACGGTACAATTTGCCGAAGATGCAAGCCCAATGTCACACCCAATTCGCCCTGAAAAAGTCATTGAAATGAATAACTTCTATACCGTGACCGTATATGAAAAAGGGGCAGAAGTGATTCGTATGTTGCACACTTTATTAGGTGAACAAGGTTTCCAAAAAGGGATGCAACTTTATATTGCTGAAAACGATGGTAAAGCGGCAACCTGCGAAGATTTTGTGTCTGCAATGGAACGTGCGAATGACGTTGATTTAGCTCAATTCCGTCGTTGGTATAGCCAATCTGGTACGCCAGAATTATTGATTAGTGATGCCTATGATGAACAAACTCATACTTATCGTTTAACCGTTTCACAATCTACGCCGCCAACAGCGGATCAAATGGAAAAAGTAAACTTACATATTCCATTGAAAATTGCGCTTTATGATGCTAACGGTAACAAGCAAACATTACAGTACAATGGAAAATTATCAAATGATGTACTCAATGTTACGGAAAAAGATCAAATATTTGAATTTCATAATCTCTATTGTCGACCTATTCCTGCATTATTGTGTGATTTTTCTGCACCAGTTAAACTGGATTATGATTATACGACTACACAATTACTTAGCCTGCTTAAATTTTCTAATAATCAGTTTGTTCGATGGGATGCGGCACAAACGCTATTGGCTCAAGAATTACGCCGTAATGTAGCGAATTTTCAGCAAGGAGAGCGATTAGAGATCTCACCTGACATTTTGATTGCACTCGCTCATGTGTTGGAAAATTATGAACAAGATATTGAATTAGCTACATTGATTTTGACTTTTCCAAAAGAAATTGAGTTTGCAGAAAGCTTCAAAACAATTGATCCTGATGGTATTACTGCAGCAAGAGAATTTATGTTGGTGCAAATAGCCGAATACTTAAAAAATGATTTATTGAGGATTTACACGCATATTCGTCTTGATGTTTATCAAGTGACTCAGAAAGACATTGCTTTACGAGCAATGCGCAATGTTTGTTTAAGTTATTTGGCCTACAGTAACCTAGGTAATAATGTGGTACAAAAACATTACAATAATGCTAATAATATGACCGATACTTTAGCCGCACTGAATATGGCAACTAAGGCATCATTGCCTTGCCGTGATACTTTATTAGCAGATTTTGAACAAAAATGGCAACATGATGGCTTAGTGATGGATAAATGGTTTGCGTTACAAGCAACCCGCCCTGATGAAAACGTATTGGAAATTGTACAAACATTAATGGAACATCCTAGCTTTAACTTCCACAATCCAAACCGCTTACGCTCATTAGTTGGAAACTTTATAAATTATAATTTAAAAGCCTTCCACCATATTAGTGGATCTGGTTATCGTTTTTTGACAGATGTTTTAATTCGTTTAAATGATAGCAACCCACAAGTTGCAGCACGTTTAATTGAGCCACTGATTCGTTTCTCTCGTTTCGATGAACAGCGTCAAACCTTAATGAAACGCGCCTTGGAGCGATTAAGCGCTGTTGAAGAGCTCTCAAAAGATCTATTTGAGAAAATAGAGAAAGCCTTGCAATAA
- the pyrD gene encoding quinone-dependent dihydroorotate dehydrogenase — MYSLIRKAIFSLDPETAHDLVIKSLHLAGKSPCQFLLKQLLAYPQGSPKQVMGITFKNPIGLAAGADKNAEAIDGFGAMGFGFIEVGTVTPLAQEGNAKPRQFRLVEAEGIINRNGFNNYGIDYVVENVKKAKFDGVIGINIGKNKVTPLEKGKDDYLFCLNKAYNYADYITVNISSPNTPDLRQLQYGDYFDDLLKNIKQRQKVLAEQYNKYVPIAVKIAPDLYESELVQIADTLLRHRMDGVIATNTTISRDNVTGLKNAEQQGGLSGKPLQQKSTAIIRRLYQELKGQIPIIGSGGIDGVQNAQEKIEAGAELLQVYSGLIYHGPNLVKELVKAIK, encoded by the coding sequence ATGTATTCTTTGATCCGTAAAGCTATCTTTTCCCTTGATCCTGAAACCGCCCATGATTTAGTGATTAAATCATTGCATTTAGCGGGTAAATCACCTTGCCAATTTTTATTAAAGCAGCTTTTGGCTTATCCACAAGGTTCGCCTAAGCAAGTAATGGGCATTACGTTTAAAAACCCTATTGGGTTAGCCGCGGGCGCAGATAAAAATGCCGAAGCGATTGATGGATTTGGTGCGATGGGATTTGGTTTTATTGAAGTGGGTACGGTTACGCCTTTGGCACAAGAGGGAAATGCGAAACCCCGTCAATTCCGTTTAGTGGAAGCTGAGGGGATTATTAACCGTAATGGATTCAATAATTATGGCATTGATTACGTGGTCGAGAATGTTAAAAAGGCAAAATTTGATGGTGTAATTGGGATTAATATTGGCAAAAATAAAGTCACGCCACTTGAAAAGGGGAAAGATGATTACTTATTTTGCTTAAATAAAGCCTATAACTATGCCGATTATATTACGGTAAATATTTCATCACCGAATACTCCGGATTTACGCCAATTGCAATACGGTGATTACTTTGATGATTTATTGAAAAATATAAAACAACGTCAAAAAGTATTAGCTGAGCAATACAATAAATATGTGCCGATTGCCGTAAAAATTGCACCTGATTTATATGAGTCTGAGCTGGTTCAAATAGCTGATACCTTACTTCGTCACCGAATGGATGGGGTAATTGCGACTAACACCACCATTTCTCGCGACAACGTCACAGGTTTGAAAAATGCAGAACAACAAGGCGGCTTAAGTGGAAAGCCATTACAGCAGAAAAGTACAGCAATTATTCGAAGATTATATCAAGAACTCAAAGGACAAATCCCGATTATCGGGAGTGGGGGCATTGATGGTGTACAAAATGCACAAGAGAAGATTGAAGCCGGTGCAGAATTATTACAAGTTTATTCGGGTTTGATTTATCACGGTCCAAACTTAGTAAAAGAATTAGTGAAAGCGATTAAATAA
- the rnm gene encoding RNase RNM has translation MTKKYDLHCHSTASDGVLTPTELMQRAHEQGINVLALCDHDTIMGIDEAKIEADKLGIDLINGVEISTNWEGRGIHIVGLNFDKTHPKMTALLAEQKSLREKRAVEIGHKLEKAGVPNAYEGAKALANGEVTRAHYARYLVQIGKVSNDGQAFKRYLGSGKSCFVKAEWVDIPTAIETIHAAGGVAVIAHPMRYNMTGKWIRRLIVDFKQWGGDGVEVADSGQTKDQRQYIARLANEYDLAASLGSDFHFPCGWIELGKNLFLPEEVKPIWTLFQ, from the coding sequence ATGACAAAAAAATATGATTTACATTGCCATAGTACAGCGTCAGATGGTGTTTTAACACCTACGGAGCTTATGCAACGAGCTCATGAGCAAGGTATCAATGTGCTTGCTTTATGTGATCACGACACGATAATGGGTATTGATGAAGCCAAAATTGAAGCCGATAAATTAGGTATAGATCTGATTAATGGCGTGGAAATTTCAACGAATTGGGAAGGTCGTGGCATCCATATTGTTGGATTAAATTTTGATAAAACACATCCTAAAATGACCGCACTTTTAGCCGAACAAAAATCACTGAGAGAAAAAAGAGCGGTCGAAATTGGCCACAAATTAGAAAAAGCAGGTGTCCCCAATGCCTATGAAGGCGCAAAAGCGTTGGCTAATGGGGAAGTGACTCGTGCGCATTATGCGCGTTATTTGGTACAAATCGGCAAGGTTTCAAATGATGGGCAAGCCTTTAAGCGTTATCTTGGTAGTGGAAAATCGTGTTTTGTCAAAGCTGAATGGGTGGATATTCCAACAGCGATTGAGACGATTCATGCTGCAGGTGGCGTTGCCGTCATTGCTCATCCTATGCGTTATAACATGACAGGAAAATGGATTCGTCGATTAATTGTTGATTTCAAACAATGGGGCGGTGATGGCGTGGAAGTCGCAGATAGTGGACAGACCAAAGATCAGCGGCAATATATTGCGCGTTTAGCCAATGAATATGACTTAGCCGCCTCTTTAGGATCAGACTTTCATTTTCCTTGTGGATGGATTGAATTAGGAAAAAATTTGTTTTTACCTGAAGAGGTCAAACCGATTTGGACATTATTTCAATAA